TCGAGGACACTTCGGCCGGTGATAAAGAGATGATTCGTCAGTGGCTTTCTGCCCAAAATTTACAAAAAGTCTAATCTAAAAAGTTCTTTTCACTTTCGTGGAAGCTGGAATCAGAGTATAGACAAGGCATCTTTGTTAGGAACACATAATGGCAAAAGCACCTAAAAAAACCACTAAGAAAACGACTTTGAAAACCAGCAAAAAGCAATCGATTGAGCCTGGCGTTCATGCCCATGAGACAGCCGTGTTGGTGAAGCAAATTCTGGACAATGTTCGTCCAACACCCATGATTCATAACGGTCTAAGTAACGAAGAAAAGATCGAAAAAATCACCGAAAAATTCACAGAAATCATGGAAGTTCTTGGTCTTGATCTTACAGATGACAGCTTAGGTGATACTCCTCGCCGCGTAGCTAAGATGTACGTTAACGAAGTATTCGCAGGTCTTGATGCGAAAAAGTTCCCTAAGATGACAGTGATTGAAAATAAAATGAATTACGATCAAATGATCGTCGTTCAAAGCATCAGCTGCCTTTCTTTTTGTGAACACCATTTCTTGCCAATTGATGGTTTTGCTACGGTGGCTTATATCCCGAATCAGAAGGTGATCGGACTTTCAAAGATCAACCGCATTGTGCAATATTTTGCACGTCGTCCCCAGGTGCAGGAACGTCTCACTAAGCAGATCGCGGATTGCTTGCAATATATCTTAGGTACTGAGCACGTCGCAGTTCATATCAATGCTAAACACTATTGCGTAGTTATGCGCGGAATTGAAGACACAGGCAGTACCACATCAACGGCGGATCTCAGAGGCCATTTTAAATCCCGCCAAGAAACCAGAGAAGAATTCCTTCAACAGATTAAGACCAAATAAAAAAAGCCGGATTTAAAATCCGGCTTTTTAGTTTTTAGATATCTTTGTAGCTTATGACTCCGCTAAAGCTGACTGAAGAAGCTCCCTTGAATTTTTAGAGAGGGCTTCAATTCCAACCATGCGGCGGATTTGTTTTAGCGCCTTTTCTTTCATCGCAGGCTCAAGCTTTTGCACGAAGTTAAAAGCTGAACACAGGCGGGCAGCCACTTGTGGGTTCTTTGCATCGACTTCGATGATCTTATCAGCATAAAACTCGTAAGCATCGGTTTTTGGATCATGGAAGCGCACAAGGTTTGCACCAAAAGCTCTTAACAACGAATAAACGTTGTTAGGATTCGTGATGTTAAATGCGGGATGCTTCGTCAATGTTTTCACATCTTCCAAAGTTTGCTTCCGGCTTGTCGTTGCTTGGGCTGTGAACCACTTATTCATCACGACCGCGTCGTTTTTCCACTCTTCATAGAAGTTATGAAGTGCTTTATCACGATGAACAGATTCCGAGTCAGCAAGAATCATCATTGCTGTCATACGGTCTGTCATGTTTTGTGCGCCCCAATACTGTTTGTTCACTACTTCTAATACTTCTGGATCGTGCAGTTCTGCTAGATAGCTAAGGGCACTGTTTTTCAAGGAACGATGGCCAAAAGCTTTAGTATCGCGGCTTTTAGGTTCAACACCATGGAACTTTTGATAAATCTCTAAAAGTTGTTGGCGGTTTTCTTTAGCGATCGCTTTTTTCAAAGTCGTGCGCGCTGTATGGAAAGATTCCGTGTCTAAAACGGCTTCTTCTTGCGCTAAAACGGAATGGCTTGGAAGTTGTAACATTTTTGCTTTAAAGCCATGGTCCATTTTTTCGTCACGGATGATAGCGCTCATCGCAGCTAAATAGCGTTGATCAATCACTAAGTCTTTTTTGTTGCGAGCTTGGTCGATAAGTTGACGAAGGACCCCTAAACCGATTTTTTGCGCCATTTCGCGACGGTTGAAAGAATCCGTATCCTTTTCCATAAGGAAATAAAGATCATCTTGGGAAGCCTGCCATTTTAAATTCACAGGTGCAGAAAATTGGCGCAAGATAGAAAGTACCGGACGCTCGTTAAGATTTTTAAAGACGTAAGTTTCTTTGGCCTCTTTCAGCTCAATAAGATGTTTACCGTCAGAATTCGTTTCAATCTTATCGCATTCTAACTTTAATTCCTGACCGTTTTTGCTCAAAAGCTCCATCATCAATGGTAAATGGAAGGGCTCTTTTGTTGGTTGGTTCGGGGTGGGCGGGCAGTGCTGTTCTAATGTCAGGGTGTATTCGCTCTTGGAAGAATCATAGCTTTCGTTAACATTTACGACCGGTGTGCCTGATTGATGATACCAACGTTTGAACTGAGTGAAGTCTTTGCCGTTAGGCTCTGAGATCGCCGCCGCGAAATCATCCGTCGTCACAGCCTGGCCATCATGACGTTTAAAGTATTCATCCATGCCTTTGCGGAAACCTTTACGGCCCACAATCGTTTGCATCATGCGAATCACTTCAGATCCTTTTTCATAGATCGTCATGGTAAAGAAATTATCAACAGCCATGCATGACTCGGGACGAACGGGGTGAGCGTTAGGACCTGCGTCTTCAGCAAATTGCCCCACGCGAAGGGCGTCAACGTCTTCAATTCTTTGCACCCCACGATCAGTCATGTCGGCAGAGAATTCTTGATCACGGAAAACAGTTAAACCTTCTTTAAGTGAAAGTTGGAACCAGTCACGCAAAGTGACTCTGTTACCTGTCCAGTTATGGAAGTATTCGTGGGCTACAACTGATTCAATCGCATGGAAGTCTACGTCAGTTGCAGAGTTAGAATCAGCTAGCACCAGGCGCGAGTTGAAAACGTTTAGACCTTTATTTTCCATGGCGCCAGCATTGAAATCATCAATAGCCACGATCATGTAGTCGTTAAGGTCGTATTCAAGATTGAAAGTATCTTCATCCCACTTCATGGATTTTTTCAATGAATCCATTGCATGCCAGCAGCGTTCTTGTTTGCCGTGTGCCGCGTAGACTTCAAGATTTACTTTTCTGCCAGATTTCGTAACGAAGTTATCGCGAATCACGCCAAGGTCACCAGCAACCAAAGCAAAAAGGTAACAAGGTTTCTTGTGTGGATCACTCCAAAAAGCTTTGTGACGTCCATTGCCTAAGTCATCAATACGAACGCGATCACCGTTAGAAAGAAGGACTGGATATTTCTTCTTATCAGCTTCGATTGTCACAGAATAAGAAGTCATAATGTCAGGACGGTCAAAGAAGTAAGTGATTTTTCTAAAACCTTGGGCTTCACATTGAGTACAGAAAATCCCGTTGGACTTATAAAGACCTTCAAGTGACGTGTTCTTTTGTGGCTCAAGTTCAGTTTCGATTTCTAAAATAAATTTTTCTGGAACTTGGGGAATGATAAGTTCTTCGCCGGTGATTTGATAATCTTGGCTAGTTAAAACCTTATCGTTGATCTTGATTGAAACTAGCTTTAGTTCTTCGCCATTTAAACGAAGCTCCGCGGCTTCTTTCTTCGTTATATTGCTTTTAGCGATAACTCGACAAAAGTCCTCATTGAGGTTGAAGTCGAGGTTTATGGATTCTACGGAAAAAGATGGAGCTTTGTAGTCTCTTAAATAAATTTTCTCTTGTTTCATAAAGCCTCGATTCAGATAATAAATCAATGAGTTTGCTTATCACTTCTATCACAATAACAACACCGCAGCTAGAACCGATGCTGGGTTTTTACCGATTAATCGGCTTTCAATTTACAGCGTCAAAAGTGGATAAAGGGACCGAAGTGTTTCGTGCGACTCACAATGGTGTTGAGTTCTCACTGTATTCTACGAACAATCCTCTGCGCTCGAAGATTCCAAGCTTGCAGTTGGGCTTTAAAATTACAGATCTAACAGGAACAGTTGAGGAATTGACAAAGATTCCAGGAGCCATGTGTATTTTAGACCCAACTGAAATGCCTGACGGGAAGAAAGCCATCGTGCTTGATCCTGATGGCCATTCGATCGAACTCACTGAATACTAAGAGGGAAGTGGTGAAAAGCAGCCATCTGACTGCGTTGGAAACCTCTTGTCCTCGCTCCGATGTGGCGCTGCCACACCTGCGCTGCGGGAAGAGGCTTCCGCCTTGCAGCTGACTACTTTTGACCACTTCTGTTTTGCGCAATCTTAAAGAGTGATCGCTTTTTTCAGCGTCGTTAAACCTTTTGCTGTGGCAGCTAATCTTGCCAAGTCATGAACTTTGTCGTTTGAAACATCATGAGTTCTAACTGCTTTTTCATGGCTTACTACGCAAACCGGGCAGGCATTCACGATAGAAACAGATAACGCCATCATTTCGAAATCTTTTTTTGAATTCAAAGATTTTGCTAGTGAATTCATGCGCAAGCCCGCACGTTGGTAATCAGCTTGTGCCAATTCTGGTGGCAAGAACGATTTGAATTTGTAGTAAGTATTATTCATACCCATGATACCAGCAATTTCTGCGGCTTCTTGCATAAGTTCTGGAGCAGTTCCTAGCTCAGTCAGAACTGACTTTGATAAATCCACCAAAGCCTTATTTTCTAAAGCAACAGCGATGGAAAGCAAGTTCATGAAACGCTCTTGCGGTTCAAGCGGGCTGTCTTCCAAAACCTTTTTTAGGTTCAACGATAAGTCGCGGAAGATCGTTGAAGTCATTTCTGGGAATTCTTTTTCTAGATAAGCATCAACTTTTTCGGAAATCATTACGTACTCCTTGGTCGATTATTTCAAGCGAAGGCAGGATGGAGATATCCCGCCTTCTGTTGAACTAACTGATTAAACAGTCAAAGTCGCTTGACCTTTTTCCCAGTTGCATGGGCAAAGTTCGTCAGTTTGAAGAGCATCCAAAGTTCTAACAACTTCTTTTACGTTACGGCCTACTGAAAGGTCATTAACAGAAACCCAACGGATGATACCATCTGGATCTACGATGAAAGTTGCACGCAATGGCATGTGATCTTGTTTATGAAGAACACCCAATTGAGCAGCTAATTCTTTTTTGTAGTCAGCTAGCATTGGGAATTTCAAATCTCTAAGGTCGTCGTGATTGTTTCTCCATGCTAAGTGCACGAAGTGAGAATCAGCAGAAACCCCAAAAAGTTTTGTTTCACGAGCTTGGAAATTTTTGAATTCTTTGTTGAACTCAGCGATTTCAGTAGGGCATACGAAAGTGAAATCCAATGGCCAGAAGAAATAGACTGCCCATGAACCTTTGGCATCTTTATTCGCAACTTCTGCGAACTCTTTGCCTTTTTCGATAGAAACGCAAGCTTGCAATTTAAACTCTGGGAATTTATCACCGATAGTTAACATTTAATGTACTCCTTGTTTGGTGGTTTTAAATTTAATTATTTAACTTCGCCTTTAAAAATTAACTTCACATCTTTAATTTTAAATTTCTTCGGGATAGAGATGTTCAATTGAACGTCTTCCGGGTTGATGTCGTAAATCTTGCCGGTGTTTTCATCCACAAAATGAAAGTGATCGTGGGTGTTGCAGTCATAGATCACTTTGTCCGAATGGTTGAAGCGGAATTCTTTTAAAATCCCGGCGTCCACTAAAGTGTTTAAAGTGTTATAGACAGTGGCCTGGCTGATTTTGCCAAGGTTATGTTCTGCCCATTCTTTCACATCATCGGCACTAGGGTGGTCAGCTTCACAAAGCACAAATTTGCAAATAGCAATCCGTTGTAAAGTCGGCTGCACACCTGCGGCTTGCAAACGTCCTTCAATTTCAGCTGTAGATAAGCAGTGCTTCATTCATTTCCCATTCGGTTAAACATGATTGTTCTAAGGTTCCCTGACGGATAACGCTAGATGTTGTATCAGTTCTAAAATTAGAATAGTTCTAAACTTGGAATAGGTCAAGAGGGAATTTTGATATCTAGCAAAATCATGAGAAATCAATGGGTTAGGGATGATTTTCACTCGGTAGCGTAAATCCAGGTTCTAAGAATAGGCTCCGATTTTAAATACTGAAAAAGCTCAAAATGAATTTAATCCTCTTTGAGGTCGGAACTCGGATGGCTCACCCTTTGCCATGATCAACGTTAAAAAGGGTAAAGCATGGGCGACTCAAACGATGAATTAAATGAAGTAATCAAGCCACTAAGTCCGATTAAAGCGCTTAATCAGGAAGTGGTGGAATATATCCACGAAGTGCTCGCAGAGGAGCAAGCGGATTCCATTGTTGATCTTATCAAGCAGAGTAAGAACGACACTAATTGGCGTGGATACGCATTTTGCCAAATGTTTGAATTAGGTGATGTATTTTTAGAGCATCAAGAAAAAGTGAATTGGCGTGCGCTTATGGGAAATATTGAGCAAATGCTTGCCGATGAATCTTTGAATAATCCGTTCTGTGATGGGCACAGCGAATACTTGGACGTGCATATCTTAGTTCAGCAGGGAATTTTAGAATCATTTAGCAACAGTATTTCTAATGGTCACTTGCAAGTGAAAAATATTGGTCCCTATCTCGGTCCTAAATCACGCGATTATCTTCAAGCCTGGGATTCATTTCATGGCGTAAAAACCCCGGGTATCTGGGAAGAGAACGTCCTTCTTTTTCACGCCCGGAGAATGATGCAGGTATTCCGCGACAAATTTTAATTTTTGTCACCAGGCAGATTGTTTTCCTGCATGAACCTTTGAAAGCCCCTGTTTGAAAGGCTCTAGAAGTTTATCCTGTCTTACGGGGGTTCTATGCAAATCACCGTCAATTACATTTCACAGGGGCGCATGTTAGAAGGCCAATTGTTCGTTTCAGAAACTATTGCAGGCCTTCAGCCTGCACTTCTTTTTGAAAGTGCAGTCACTGGCGCCACACAGCGCATTACCGAAGTGATTGCTCGCGAAGTCGCCGACCAAGGCTTTGTAACCATGGTGGTAGATCACCGCTATTTCAGCGAAGACGAAACACAAGCAGAACCTTGGGAATCACCTTCAAAAAGAATTGAAGACGTAAAAGCGGCTTTTCATTATTTGCAAGATCACCCTGCCGTCGATAGTGATAACATTATAGGCGTGGGGGTCAGTGTCGGTGCTGAATATATGGCCGAGGTTTGTAGAAGTAGTTCTATCTGTAAAGGCCTAGTGATGTTGCAAGGCCCTTTTGATGATTCTCAAAACGCCGCTTCCCATTTAGATATTCCCTCCATTGTTATTGACGACACACACCTGGAGGCCGCCGTCGATGAAATCGTTTTGTGGGTGCGAACTTTATTAAATGGCAATTCCCCAATGAACAGTCGCCCGGTCCCGTGGAATGAAATTTCCGAATAATTAAATCTAAAATCTAACTCAGTCCAAGAATTAGGATCTATTTTTCCAGACATTGGGATCTCTTGATATTCCTCCATCCGATTTGCGCCGGTCAGCCCGGTATAAAAGCTGCATACAAGCTCGTCGTTGGAGGTTTTGAATGAATTCTGCGAAACGTTTGCAGCTCTTATCCCTAAGTCTTATTCTGTCTTTTTCAATGGCGTGCCAAAATAATTCCACGCCAGAAAAAGCGGTCACCGAAAGAAAGCACACCGCCGAGCCAGAGAATCCAGATGCCCCGGAAAAGTTTGAAGAAGTCGTCGAAGAAAATGGACTGCGATTTACTATTTCTCGTAAAGTGGATCTTAAAGCGGATCTTAGTAATAAAACTGATTATTTAGATAATCATAATATCTTCATTGTCTCGATCGGTATTGAAAAAAAATGGATCGACCAAGTGGAAGTGTATAGAACTGACGTTCGAACTAAAGAGGTTCGTAGAGTCAATAAAGAACCGGCCTCAATAAATAATAAAAAAGTTCTTTTAGAGGATTCTATTACTGCTTCAAGTAGTAAAATTGAAAATAAAATCTATAAATATACCGTCCTTCGCGGCGGTGAAAAATTAGCAGAAACTGAATTTCAAATTCAACCGGACCTTTATATACCAGCTGGGACGAAATCACTTGCAGACTTCGGAATAGAGTCTGGTGAGTTTAGAATCGGTACTCTGCTAATGGAAAACCAATCCCGCCTTGTTACCCAGGGAAAGAACGTCAAATTAATCACGCAAAAATTCATAGTTCAAAATACCGTCATTGGTGGCGTGGTGTCAGGGGCTCGCATAGAGACTTTTACGGCGGACGTTGCCAAGGCAGAGGCTGCTATCGGCGAAAAGGGGCGAGACGGTGGCACTATAGTAGTGGAAACACAACATGCCCAAGGAAATTTAACGGTGTACCTGCGCGGAACAAAAGGTGGGGCTGGCTATGACAATGCAAATCCGGGCGAGGATGGAAACCCGGGGGAGCAAGGCTATTGGGAAACATCATCTTGCGATCAGCCCGATGAAGGTAGCGGTTCAGGTTCCTGTAGATGCCTTGAGGGCCCTGGAAATGGATATGATGGTGAGCCCGGGGAGCAAGGACATCCCGGCGATCCGGGGAAGCCCGGTGGAAATTCAGGCAGTCTAGAGTTTCGTATTTCGAAAAATGAAAATTTCAAAATCCAAGTTGAAAGATGGCCTGGAAGCGGTGGTGTTGGTGGAAAAGGCAGTCCTGGAGGCAAAGGAGGAAAAGGCGGGGCGCCGGGAAACTCATACAACTGTCCTCGAGCGAAGAGTGGCAAAGCGGGACCACAAGGTCCTGAGGGTGAAGCAGGAGACTTCGGTCCGACTGGAAAAAAAGAAAAGATCTGTGTGCAAAACGATGAACAGCAAACAATGGAATGCTTGGCCGGTGAATTATGATTTTTAAAAAATCAATCCAATTAGTGACAGCGATGAGTTTATTAACAAGTGGTTGTTCCCAAAGCTCGAACAACTTACCACCAAAAACTGAAGTTCAGGAAAGGGCCCAAACAGACCTTTCTCAGCTAGAGAAATTGTTAAAAGGGCCATTTCCTAATTTCGCGTTGGCAGAGATTTTTGCGCAAGAAATTAAATCCCGTCACCCTGAACTGGGACAGAATATTTTAAGAAATATTAAAAGTAAAAACGCTTGGGGAAATGTCAGCCAAGAACTTAGTGACGAGTGGAAAACGGCGGCGCGCAGTTACATTTTGCTAAATTCGGCCGCGTGGCAAGATGACATTCTTCAAAAAAACTCTTTGATTTTTAATTATTCAGAGATGGAAAGCACTGGAGGTTTTTCAGGGCGAATTCAGATGCAGATCGCGGCGATTGCCAAGGCGGAAGCTTTAGAAAAAATCATGTCAGCTTATAATAAGGCTATTGAGGAAGATGCTAAATACTTATCTCAAGATATGGTTGTGAGATGGGATGAAAGACAAAAGGACGTTATTAAAAAAGTCGAAAGCATTGTTACTGACGATGTGAAAGAAAAGGCACAAAAAATTTATGAAGTGCTTGTAAAATACGACAAACAATTAGCCACGTACCAATTTCCAGATCGCGATAAAAATAGATTGCTTGTATACACCGTTGTGGCGGCGGCGTTAGCTAATCACCTTAAAGAAAACAACTCAGTAAAGTCGTTAATTAAATCCTACCAAAAAGGAAAGGAAATTAAGGAACGGATCGAGCGTCTGGGAATGTTGTTAAATTCTATCGATAAGCATAATGAAGAGATCAAAAGTAGCTGGAACAAAATGAAGGTTTCATTTGAGGGTATCCAAGAGGACCTTAAAATCGGAGCTCACGATATCATTAGAAATCCCGGACTGTCGCCCCAGACTAAAAAGAATTTGGAACATTTCGTCGACGGACTTTTAAACGGTGTCGAAGAAGGTGCCGAAGATCTGCAAAGTCGCGGGGAAAAATTAAAGGGAATTTATACATCGGGAGTAAAACTAACAGAAAGTGCAAATCAGTTCCTTGATAGCTCCAAACAAGTTGCTAATTCGCTGGATCACCTTTTGACTTCGGCAGAAAAAGTTGCCGCCGTTGTCGGCGTAGAATTAGGTGCGCCTATTAAAGACGCCATCAATACAGCAAGAAAAGTTTCTGAAGGCATTGAGTTTGTTAATTTGGTAACCGGAGCCTTTCAAAAAGGCGGGCTTGCAGGAGCTATGGCATCTATAGCCAGTGGACCCGGTTTGGCATTGGTGGGGGCTTCCGCGGTAGGCCTGGGGGGTGGTGATCAGACTGCTGCTGATCTTGGTGAAATTAAAAAAGATCTGCAAGAAATTAAAAGGATGCAAAAGCAGACTTTAGAATTACAAAAAGCAACGATCGGAATGATTCGTGATTTGGCTCTTATGATTGATGAAAATCATCAAAGAGAAATGGCACTGATGGAAGATATTCGCGATGAGGTTTTGGTGTCAAAACAACTTATTGCAATTCAAAATGAACAAAGACTTAAAGCTTGTAATAGCATGTTAGCTTTCGGGTCAACGGGGCATGATTCCGTCGCGTATGCTTCCGGAGTTAAAGATTTTAGCACCGTTAGAAAATTGGTGGTCGAAAATAATCAAGGGTTTCAGGCTATCAATAAAATGTTGCGCGGACCTTCAGAAAAGGCCTTTGAAGAATGTGCGTTAGGCATGAGTCTGGTTTTCACCGAGGGAACAAACGATGCCTTTTTGCTTCGTCACTTTTATTCGATTGCGGATGGCGAAGGTTTGAAAGTTGAAAAAAAACTTTTTCATCCCGCTTTAAACTATTTGAGCAGTCAAGCAGCTAACCGGTCGGTGACGGATATGGCGCTTTACGTGCCTGTGCGCGACGTAAAAACTTTGCTGTTTCGAAAAAACTTTTATATTTACGATATGTCTTCCACACATACTGGAGGTCAGCTTTCTAAATTAAACGACCTGATCGCACCCCTGGCTTTGGAAAAGTTCGTTTCTACCTTATTAGCTATTCACCCATTTATTTCACTGGATCTTAAAGCTTGGGCTGATCTTGAGACTGCGATGTCGTTTGCAACGGATACTATCGGGGGAGCGCCTTTACCGACAGCCCGGTCTCAGGGATGGTTGAAGGGGGCGTTAGAAAAAACGAAAACTGCGATCGCGCAAGAGGCGATACTTTCTGGTGAACCGCTATTATTTTCTCTTAATCGAGACTTTAACAAGATAACCATTGAAAAAACAGGCTGTGAGCGTGTGAATGAGGAGCCTTTCTGTTTTGTCCGTCGTAATTCATTAATGATGAAAAACTTAATCATTTATAGGGCACATCAAGATATTAGAAACGCCAGTCGCAGTGGTTCGTGCTATTTGCAGCCAGAATATTTTGGTCTTAAGGAAGATGATTTTGTATTAAGCCAAGGGCGCTGCTATTTAAAATTAGGGAAGCTCCAGGTCGAATTGCCACCGTATGAAAATGTGCAAAGCGGAAAGCTTTTATATACAGAGACCATGGGGCGGCTGATGCGCTTACAGCAAGCCATTGCAGCTGAGATCACCCAAGTAAATCCACATGACCTTGATTCAAAACGGATCGAACAAATTCGGGATTTACTTTTAGTTCATTAAAAATGAAGAAAGCCGATCAAGCTAAGGTCGGCTTTTTTCTTTTTATCTTAAAGGGATGTCTATGCGATTTGCCACTTCATTGTTGAAGCCACGAATTTCGACCTGCATTTTCTTTTTCTTCCAATCAATGCTCGCTAGCCCGAAATTTTCTTTATTGTAAACAGCTCCGATATATTCCTTATCGGAATCACTGAAGCTGTTAGCGCGGTTGATAGAGCTAGCTGTGATTTCGTATAAATCGCCATAGTTTTTCACTTGGGTTTTAGCGATGGAAGCAATATGACGATCACCGCTTAGAATCACCACGTTTTTGGCTTTGGTTTTTTTCAATAAATCAAAAAAGCGCTGACGTTCTTTTGGGAAATTTCCCCACTTTTCATATTTAGG
This is a stretch of genomic DNA from Bdellovibrio reynosensis. It encodes these proteins:
- a CDS encoding VOC family protein translates to MSLLITSITITTPQLEPMLGFYRLIGFQFTASKVDKGTEVFRATHNGVEFSLYSTNNPLRSKIPSLQLGFKITDLTGTVEELTKIPGAMCILDPTEMPDGKKAIVLDPDGHSIELTEY
- the pepN gene encoding aminopeptidase N, encoding MKQEKIYLRDYKAPSFSVESINLDFNLNEDFCRVIAKSNITKKEAAELRLNGEELKLVSIKINDKVLTSQDYQITGEELIIPQVPEKFILEIETELEPQKNTSLEGLYKSNGIFCTQCEAQGFRKITYFFDRPDIMTSYSVTIEADKKKYPVLLSNGDRVRIDDLGNGRHKAFWSDPHKKPCYLFALVAGDLGVIRDNFVTKSGRKVNLEVYAAHGKQERCWHAMDSLKKSMKWDEDTFNLEYDLNDYMIVAIDDFNAGAMENKGLNVFNSRLVLADSNSATDVDFHAIESVVAHEYFHNWTGNRVTLRDWFQLSLKEGLTVFRDQEFSADMTDRGVQRIEDVDALRVGQFAEDAGPNAHPVRPESCMAVDNFFTMTIYEKGSEVIRMMQTIVGRKGFRKGMDEYFKRHDGQAVTTDDFAAAISEPNGKDFTQFKRWYHQSGTPVVNVNESYDSSKSEYTLTLEQHCPPTPNQPTKEPFHLPLMMELLSKNGQELKLECDKIETNSDGKHLIELKEAKETYVFKNLNERPVLSILRQFSAPVNLKWQASQDDLYFLMEKDTDSFNRREMAQKIGLGVLRQLIDQARNKKDLVIDQRYLAAMSAIIRDEKMDHGFKAKMLQLPSHSVLAQEEAVLDTESFHTARTTLKKAIAKENRQQLLEIYQKFHGVEPKSRDTKAFGHRSLKNSALSYLAELHDPEVLEVVNKQYWGAQNMTDRMTAMMILADSESVHRDKALHNFYEEWKNDAVVMNKWFTAQATTSRKQTLEDVKTLTKHPAFNITNPNNVYSLLRAFGANLVRFHDPKTDAYEFYADKIIEVDAKNPQVAARLCSAFNFVQKLEPAMKEKALKQIRRMVGIEALSKNSRELLQSALAES
- a CDS encoding carboxymuconolactone decarboxylase family protein; amino-acid sequence: MISEKVDAYLEKEFPEMTSTIFRDLSLNLKKVLEDSPLEPQERFMNLLSIAVALENKALVDLSKSVLTELGTAPELMQEAAEIAGIMGMNNTYYKFKSFLPPELAQADYQRAGLRMNSLAKSLNSKKDFEMMALSVSIVNACPVCVVSHEKAVRTHDVSNDKVHDLARLAATAKGLTTLKKAITL
- a CDS encoding peroxiredoxin, coding for MLTIGDKFPEFKLQACVSIEKGKEFAEVANKDAKGSWAVYFFWPLDFTFVCPTEIAEFNKEFKNFQARETKLFGVSADSHFVHLAWRNNHDDLRDLKFPMLADYKKELAAQLGVLHKQDHMPLRATFIVDPDGIIRWVSVNDLSVGRNVKEVVRTLDALQTDELCPCNWEKGQATLTV
- a CDS encoding collagen-like triple helix repeat-containing protein; translation: MNSAKRLQLLSLSLILSFSMACQNNSTPEKAVTERKHTAEPENPDAPEKFEEVVEENGLRFTISRKVDLKADLSNKTDYLDNHNIFIVSIGIEKKWIDQVEVYRTDVRTKEVRRVNKEPASINNKKVLLEDSITASSSKIENKIYKYTVLRGGEKLAETEFQIQPDLYIPAGTKSLADFGIESGEFRIGTLLMENQSRLVTQGKNVKLITQKFIVQNTVIGGVVSGARIETFTADVAKAEAAIGEKGRDGGTIVVETQHAQGNLTVYLRGTKGGAGYDNANPGEDGNPGEQGYWETSSCDQPDEGSGSGSCRCLEGPGNGYDGEPGEQGHPGDPGKPGGNSGSLEFRISKNENFKIQVERWPGSGGVGGKGSPGGKGGKGGAPGNSYNCPRAKSGKAGPQGPEGEAGDFGPTGKKEKICVQNDEQQTMECLAGEL
- a CDS encoding Fur family transcriptional regulator, producing the protein MKHCLSTAEIEGRLQAAGVQPTLQRIAICKFVLCEADHPSADDVKEWAEHNLGKISQATVYNTLNTLVDAGILKEFRFNHSDKVIYDCNTHDHFHFVDENTGKIYDINPEDVQLNISIPKKFKIKDVKLIFKGEVK
- a CDS encoding alpha/beta hydrolase family protein, yielding MQITVNYISQGRMLEGQLFVSETIAGLQPALLFESAVTGATQRITEVIAREVADQGFVTMVVDHRYFSEDETQAEPWESPSKRIEDVKAAFHYLQDHPAVDSDNIIGVGVSVGAEYMAEVCRSSSICKGLVMLQGPFDDSQNAASHLDIPSIVIDDTHLEAAVDEIVLWVRTLLNGNSPMNSRPVPWNEISE
- the folE gene encoding GTP cyclohydrolase I FolE; the protein is MAKAPKKTTKKTTLKTSKKQSIEPGVHAHETAVLVKQILDNVRPTPMIHNGLSNEEKIEKITEKFTEIMEVLGLDLTDDSLGDTPRRVAKMYVNEVFAGLDAKKFPKMTVIENKMNYDQMIVVQSISCLSFCEHHFLPIDGFATVAYIPNQKVIGLSKINRIVQYFARRPQVQERLTKQIADCLQYILGTEHVAVHINAKHYCVVMRGIEDTGSTTSTADLRGHFKSRQETREEFLQQIKTK